A window of Rhabdothermincola salaria contains these coding sequences:
- a CDS encoding LLM class F420-dependent oxidoreductase: MKLALGLDLYRGASMEVPVDHVRRAEDLGFHSVWTAEAYGSDAFSPLAYLAALTSRIKLATGVVQIAARTPAATAMHALTIDALAGGSRVIVGLGVSGPQIVEGWYGQPWGSPNRRLREYVAIMRKVFAREPLTNEGPEFPLPYDGPRTLNQGKALKSILHPAGEIEVWLAAGGPKNTELSAEVADGMLPMGWGFDGDEVYGPALEAGFARRGGRPADFEVFGGCSVVLTDDVQGALDAMKPLTAMYVGGMGSESHNYHREAMARRGFPEAAARIHELWLAGRREEAVAAVPDEYHDDGALIGSPERIRSRWEPWTRAGLTGLIVRSEQIEGLELVAELAGSRDQTHEEERA; encoded by the coding sequence GCCTCCATGGAGGTCCCCGTCGACCACGTCCGGCGCGCCGAGGACCTCGGCTTCCACTCCGTGTGGACCGCCGAGGCCTACGGCTCCGACGCCTTCTCCCCGTTGGCCTACCTGGCCGCCCTCACCAGCCGCATCAAGCTGGCGACGGGTGTCGTGCAGATCGCGGCGCGTACCCCGGCGGCCACCGCCATGCACGCCCTCACCATCGACGCCCTGGCCGGCGGCAGTCGGGTGATCGTGGGCCTCGGGGTGTCCGGACCCCAGATCGTCGAGGGGTGGTACGGCCAGCCGTGGGGCAGCCCCAACCGTCGACTGCGTGAGTACGTCGCCATCATGCGCAAGGTCTTCGCTCGCGAGCCCCTCACCAACGAGGGCCCGGAGTTCCCCCTGCCCTACGACGGGCCCCGCACCCTCAACCAGGGCAAGGCGCTCAAGTCGATCCTGCACCCCGCCGGCGAGATCGAGGTGTGGCTCGCCGCAGGCGGCCCCAAGAACACCGAGCTGAGCGCCGAGGTGGCTGACGGCATGTTGCCCATGGGGTGGGGCTTCGACGGCGACGAGGTCTACGGTCCGGCGCTCGAGGCGGGCTTCGCCCGGCGAGGTGGCCGGCCAGCCGACTTCGAGGTCTTCGGGGGCTGCAGCGTCGTGCTCACCGACGACGTGCAGGGGGCGCTCGACGCCATGAAGCCCCTCACCGCCATGTACGTCGGCGGCATGGGCAGCGAATCGCACAACTACCACCGTGAGGCCATGGCCCGTCGGGGCTTCCCGGAAGCAGCGGCGCGCATCCACGAGCTGTGGTTGGCGGGCCGCCGCGAGGAGGCCGTGGCCGCCGTGCCCGACGAGTACCACGATGACGGTGCGCTCATCGGATCGCCGGAGCGCATCCGCTCTCGCTGGGAGCCCTGGACCCGAGCCGGTCTCACCGGGCTCATCGTGCGCAGCGAGCAGATCGAAGGCCTGGAGCTGGTGGCCGAGCTCGCCGGCTCCCGCGACCAGACCCACGAGGAGGAACGAGCGTGA
- a CDS encoding MDR family MFS transporter has protein sequence MSIDGTRSVGDPPGGGPSPGPAPPEAEATHSLTPIKVAIAFGGILLGTTLSGLDASIVATAAPTLIAELGELSLLPWLTTGYLLAQVTSMPVYGKLGDIYGRRRLFTLAIVVFLVASAACGLSNSMPMLIGFRVLQGIGAGGITGLGMALVADLVPAEKLGRYLGYTGLVFAATSVLGPFAGGMFVDHLSWRWAFYVNIPSGLICLAALLLQPKQLHYLRHRIDVAGAVLFAGAAGCLMLGLSRGESGESWASPVALTYFAAAVALAVAFVWWEGRAPEPLVPLRILSTRITALATASNLVAGFGFTVGIIYPPVFFQAVAGVSAASSGLLLAPFAFTCAVSTLLAGQLTDRVGGYKVIPLVGMGFLIAGYALLATIGADTSAATVTVYAMVAGVGVGFVMQTLLYVVQRASSATDMGVATSTVMVARVLGSSIGVAVVGSVFTSRLLSEVAIRLPGFAPADVQGDPQRVAALPAEVQVEVVDSFAIGLSSAFAVAVPIMIVGLVLVVLLPGRRVAELVEAGGGEAPSADTTAHVM, from the coding sequence GTGAGCATCGACGGCACCCGGTCCGTCGGTGACCCTCCCGGTGGTGGTCCCTCCCCGGGTCCGGCGCCGCCCGAGGCTGAGGCGACCCACAGCCTCACGCCGATCAAGGTGGCGATCGCCTTCGGAGGCATCCTGCTCGGCACCACCCTGTCGGGCCTCGACGCCTCGATCGTGGCGACCGCTGCGCCCACGCTCATCGCCGAGCTCGGCGAGCTGTCGCTGCTGCCGTGGCTCACCACCGGCTACCTCCTCGCCCAGGTCACGTCGATGCCCGTCTACGGCAAGCTCGGCGACATCTACGGGCGGCGGCGCCTCTTCACCCTCGCCATCGTGGTCTTCCTGGTGGCCAGCGCCGCCTGCGGGCTGTCCAACAGCATGCCGATGCTCATCGGGTTCCGTGTCCTGCAGGGCATCGGCGCCGGTGGGATCACCGGTCTCGGCATGGCGCTCGTCGCCGACCTCGTCCCGGCGGAGAAGCTGGGCCGCTACCTGGGCTACACAGGCCTGGTCTTCGCCGCCACCAGCGTGCTGGGACCCTTCGCCGGCGGCATGTTCGTCGACCACCTGTCGTGGCGGTGGGCCTTCTACGTCAACATCCCCAGCGGGCTCATCTGCCTGGCGGCGCTGCTGCTGCAACCCAAGCAGCTGCACTACCTTCGCCATCGCATCGACGTCGCCGGGGCAGTGCTCTTCGCCGGGGCCGCTGGTTGTCTGATGTTGGGGCTGAGCCGGGGTGAGAGCGGTGAGTCGTGGGCTTCGCCGGTGGCCCTCACCTACTTCGCGGCCGCGGTGGCGCTGGCCGTGGCGTTCGTCTGGTGGGAGGGCCGGGCCCCAGAGCCGCTGGTGCCGCTGCGGATCCTGTCCACCCGCATCACGGCGCTGGCCACGGCCTCGAACCTGGTCGCCGGGTTCGGCTTCACGGTGGGGATCATCTACCCGCCGGTGTTCTTCCAGGCGGTGGCCGGGGTCAGTGCGGCCTCGTCGGGCCTGCTCCTGGCCCCGTTCGCGTTCACCTGTGCGGTGAGCACGCTGTTGGCGGGCCAGCTCACCGACCGGGTCGGTGGCTACAAGGTCATCCCGCTGGTGGGCATGGGCTTCCTCATCGCCGGCTACGCCCTGCTGGCCACGATCGGGGCCGACACCTCGGCGGCGACCGTCACCGTCTACGCCATGGTGGCCGGGGTCGGCGTCGGCTTCGTGATGCAGACCTTGCTGTACGTGGTCCAACGCGCCAGCAGCGCCACGGACATGGGGGTGGCCACGTCCACCGTGATGGTGGCGCGCGTCCTCGGCAGCTCCATCGGTGTCGCCGTCGTGGGCAGCGTGTTCACCTCCCGCCTGCTCTCGGAGGTGGCGATCCGGCTTCCCGGCTTCGCGCCGGCCGACGTGCAGGGTGATCCCCAGCGGGTGGCGGCGTTGCCGGCCGAGGTCCAGGTGGAGGTGGTCGACTCGTTCGCCATCGGGCTCTCGAGTGCGTTCGCGGTGGCCGTCCCGATCATGATCGTGGGCCTGGTGCTGGTGGTGCTCCTGCCCGGTCGGCGGGTGGCCGAGCTGGTCGAGGCGGGCGGGGGAGAGGCGCCGTCGGCCGACACCACCGCCCACGTCATGTGA
- a CDS encoding enoyl-CoA hydratase-related protein: MTDYELIAVETPSEGVRRIVLNRPEKRNAISTPLRAELLDALSAHDFDDDVRVTVIKGAGDCFSAGYDLGGDLMAEPPFHTAPGDGSWSRHVTDNWFAFWDLAKPVIAQVHGYAIAGATELAQACDLVYVADDARIGYPIVRVASPPDWQYHMPLLGMRRAMEIMLTGEDMTGAEAVAVGWANKSFPADQLDDAVLDVAERVAGVASDLAQINKRLVHRQADVMGVRAAIRSGSEFQALAGHQQSVEAFKADPLGTMKRHNAADAARRAARRGGDDGAP; encoded by the coding sequence GTGACCGACTACGAGCTCATTGCCGTCGAGACCCCTAGCGAGGGTGTCCGGCGCATCGTCTTGAACCGCCCGGAGAAGCGCAACGCCATCTCCACCCCCCTCCGGGCCGAGCTCCTCGACGCGCTCTCCGCCCACGACTTCGACGACGACGTGCGCGTCACCGTCATCAAGGGTGCCGGCGACTGCTTCTCGGCCGGCTACGACCTCGGCGGCGACCTCATGGCCGAGCCGCCCTTCCACACCGCGCCCGGCGACGGGTCGTGGTCGCGCCACGTCACCGACAACTGGTTCGCCTTCTGGGACCTGGCCAAGCCCGTCATCGCCCAGGTCCACGGCTATGCCATCGCCGGGGCCACCGAGCTGGCCCAGGCCTGCGACCTCGTCTACGTGGCCGACGATGCCCGCATCGGCTATCCCATCGTGCGGGTGGCCAGCCCGCCGGACTGGCAGTACCACATGCCCCTGTTGGGCATGCGCCGGGCCATGGAGATCATGCTCACCGGCGAGGACATGACCGGGGCCGAGGCGGTTGCGGTGGGGTGGGCCAACAAGTCGTTCCCCGCCGACCAACTCGACGACGCCGTCCTCGACGTCGCCGAACGGGTCGCCGGTGTCGCGTCCGACCTGGCCCAGATCAACAAGCGCCTCGTGCACCGCCAGGCCGACGTCATGGGTGTGCGGGCCGCCATCCGCTCCGGCTCGGAGTTCCAGGCCCTGGCCGGGCACCAGCAGTCGGTCGAGGCGTTCAAGGCCGACCCGCTGGGCACCATGAAGCGCCACAACGCCGCCGACGCCGCCCGCCGGGCGGCGCGTCGGGGTGGCGACGACGGCGCCCCGTGA
- a CDS encoding flotillin family protein: protein MTGLVLGAIVAFVILFILFTVKSLLIICPPNRVAVISGRARELSDGRKVGYRAIRGGRTLRVPLLEKVDWMELNTIPIEVAVQNAYSAGAIPLNVQGIANVKVSSVEGLLQNSVERFLDRDQNYIAAIAKETLEANLRGVLATLTPEEVNEDRLKFAQTLIEEADDDIKTLGLELDVLKIQNVTDEVGYLDSVGRRQTAEVLKEARVAEAVRKAEAEETEATSRQRAEIAAAHAQLRISEEQNALRVRQAELEALAGAAEAEAKVAGEKARVVAEQTLEAERIQLETRRLEADVVAPAKANLEAKELAAKAEAASIIEDGNAQVEVFRRLVEEYQAAGDDAQRIFVLRMLPEIIDKIVSTVNAVDIEKVSIIDSGGQGSGIPGFMNQLPATVISLAEQLETATGVDIFKSMRPDDEADASGPVPAAVGAGTGDAGEGPTPPGGDGQAE from the coding sequence ATGACCGGACTCGTCCTCGGCGCCATCGTGGCGTTCGTCATCCTCTTCATCTTGTTCACGGTGAAGAGCCTTCTCATCATCTGCCCTCCGAACCGGGTGGCGGTGATCTCGGGCCGGGCCCGAGAGCTGAGCGACGGCCGCAAGGTCGGTTACCGCGCCATCCGTGGCGGACGCACGCTGCGGGTGCCGTTGCTGGAGAAGGTCGACTGGATGGAGCTCAACACCATCCCCATCGAGGTCGCCGTCCAGAACGCGTACTCCGCCGGGGCCATCCCGCTCAACGTCCAGGGCATCGCCAACGTCAAGGTCTCCAGCGTCGAGGGCCTGTTGCAGAACTCCGTCGAGCGCTTCCTCGACCGCGACCAGAACTACATCGCCGCCATCGCCAAGGAGACGCTCGAAGCCAACCTGCGTGGCGTGTTGGCCACCCTGACCCCCGAAGAGGTCAACGAGGACCGCCTCAAGTTCGCCCAGACCCTCATCGAGGAGGCCGACGACGACATCAAGACCCTCGGCCTCGAGCTCGACGTGCTCAAGATCCAGAACGTCACTGACGAGGTCGGCTACCTCGATTCGGTCGGCCGTCGCCAGACCGCCGAGGTGCTCAAGGAAGCGCGTGTGGCCGAGGCGGTGCGCAAGGCCGAGGCCGAAGAGACCGAGGCCACGTCCCGGCAGCGCGCCGAGATCGCGGCCGCGCACGCCCAGCTGCGCATCTCCGAGGAGCAGAACGCCCTGCGGGTGCGCCAGGCCGAGCTCGAGGCCCTGGCCGGCGCGGCCGAGGCCGAGGCCAAGGTGGCCGGCGAGAAGGCCCGGGTCGTGGCCGAGCAGACGCTGGAGGCCGAGCGCATCCAGCTCGAGACCCGTCGCCTGGAAGCAGACGTCGTGGCCCCCGCCAAGGCCAACCTGGAGGCCAAGGAGCTGGCCGCCAAGGCCGAGGCCGCCTCGATCATCGAGGACGGCAACGCTCAGGTGGAGGTGTTCCGCCGCCTCGTCGAGGAGTACCAGGCCGCCGGCGACGACGCCCAGCGCATCTTCGTGCTGCGCATGCTGCCCGAGATCATCGACAAGATCGTGTCGACCGTGAACGCGGTCGACATCGAGAAGGTCTCCATCATCGACAGCGGCGGTCAGGGCTCGGGCATCCCGGGGTTCATGAACCAGCTGCCGGCGACCGTCATCAGTCTGGCCGAGCAGCTCGAGACGGCCACCGGCGTCGACATCTTCAAGTCGATGCGCCCCGACGACGAGGCCGATGCCTCCGGCCCGGTCCCGGCCGCGGTCGGTGCCGGAACCGGCGACGCCGGTGAGGGCCCCACCCCCCCGGGGGGAGATGGTCAGGCCGAGTGA